The proteins below come from a single Drosophila kikkawai strain 14028-0561.14 chromosome 3R, DkikHiC1v2, whole genome shotgun sequence genomic window:
- the LOC121501923 gene encoding uncharacterized protein, whose protein sequence is MNGLSNKLVGLALIVGLLVSLAWTLPVDEEKTSLSPKDDAVNVEPVPVAEEYSVNGGQLRFPPFNNNGTGFFEKFGEKFRNKWTTSTTTSTRKPPRGENL, encoded by the coding sequence ATGAACGGCTTAAGCAACAAACTCGTTGGGCTTGCCCTCATTGTTGGCCTTTTAGTGTCCTTGGCCTGGACCCTTCCAGTCGACGAGGAAAAAACTTCACTTTCGCCCAAGGATGATGCTGTGAACGTTGAGCCTGTGCCGGTTGCGGAGGAGTATTCCGTGAACGGTGGCCAGCTGCGATTCCCGCCCTTCAATAATAATGGAACAGGATTTTTCGAGAAATTCGGCGAGAAGTTTAGAAATAAGTGGACCACATCAACAACGACTAGCACAAGAAAGCCTCCAAGGGGAgagaatttgtaa